The following is a genomic window from Cupriavidus taiwanensis.
ACCGGCGATTACGCTTATCTGGCCGACGGCGAGCTCTTCATCACCGGACGCGCCAAGGAAACCATCGTCCGCGGCGGGCGCAATCTCTATCCCTACGAAGTAGAGCAGGCCATCGGCGCCCTACCCGGCATCCGCAAAGGGTGTGTGGCGGTATTCGGCAGCGCCGATCCGGACAGCGGCACCGAACACATCGTGGTGATGGCGGAAACCGCGGCAACGGACGAACCGGTGCGCCGCGCGCTGCAGCAGCAGGTGCTGAAGACCGCGCTCGATGTGCTCGGCATGCCGCCGGACCACGTGGTGCTGGTGCCGCCCCACACCATCCTGAAGACGTCGAGCGGCAAGATCCGCCGCGCCGCCTGCCGCGAGCGCTTCGAGCATGGCGGCAGCGGCCCGGGCGAAGCCGCGCCGTGGCTGCAGATCGCGCGCTTCGGCTGGCAGGCACTGCTGCCGCAGCTGCGGCGCGGCCGGCATGCCGCCGCGGGCTTGTCGTATTCGATGTATGCGTGGCTGCTGTTCGCCGCGATGGCGCCGGTGACGTGCCTGGCCTCGGTGGCCGTGCACCGGCCCGCGATGGGGTGGGCGCTCAGCCACCATGCCGCCCGGCTGCTGCTGCGGCTGGCCGCGGTGCCGTGGTTCGTGCAGGGCCTGGAACAGCTGCCGCGCCACCGCGCCTGCGTGCTGGTATCGAACCATGCCAGCTACCTGGACGGCATGGTGCTGGTCGCCGCGCTGCCGATGCCGGTGTGCGTGGTGGCCAAGCGCGAACTGCAAGGGCAGCGCATCCCGCGCGCCTACCTGTCCAGCATCGGCGCCGACTTCATCGACCGTTTCGACAACGTGCGCGAGTCCGAGGCCATCGAGCGCCTGGTCGCGGCGGTGCGTGACGGACGCTCGGCGCTGCTGTTCCCGGAAGGCACCTTCGGCCGTGAGCCCGGGCTGCAGCGTTTCCGCTCGGGCGCCTTCGTCGCGGCGGCCCGCGCCGGCGCGCCGGTGGTGCCGGTGGCGCTGCGCGGCACCCGTTCGGTCCTGCGCGACGGCCAGTGGCTGCCGCGCCGGGGGCCGATCAGCGTCGTCATCGGCCGGCCGCTGCAGCCCGACGGGCAAGGCTGGCCGGCGGCCATGCGCCTGCGCAACGCGGCCCGCGCCGAAATCCTGCACTACTGCGGCGAACCCGACGCGCTGCGCCCCGGGATCGAGGCTGCGCGGTCGCGCACGGCGCGGCAGCTGCCATAATCCCTGCTGGCCGGCGCGTGCGCTAGCCGCCGGCCGCCACACCCTCAAGGCATGGACACCTTTGCCACCGCCCCGATGTGGGCCGGCTTCTTCCTCCTGGTGATGGGCACGCTGTTCGTCGACATCTTTGTCCTCGGCGGGCGGCATGCGCACCGGGTTTCCTCGCGCGAGGCGCTGGCATGGACGCTCACCTGGATGACCCTGGCCGCGCTGTTCGGCGTTGCGCTGTGGTGGGTGGTGGCCGAAGATGCGGGCCACGACGCCGCCTATCGCAAGGTGCTCGAGTTCTACACCGGCTACCTGATCGAGCTGTCGCTGTCGGTCGACAACATGTTCGTGTTCGCGATGATCTTCAGCTATTTTGCCGTGCCGCCGGAGCTGCAGCGCAGGGTGCTGCTGCTCGGCGTGCTCGGCGCGATCCTGATGCGCGCGCTCATGATCCTGGTGGGGATATGGCTGATCAGCCAGTTCTCCTGGATTCTTTACGTCTTCGGCGTGTTCCTCGTCATTACCGGCATCAAGATGCTGTTCATGTCGAGGCATTCCCCCGACCTCGCGCGCAACCCCATCGTGCGCTTCCTGTGCGCGCATATGCGGATCACCTCCGACTATCACGGCGAACACTTCTTCGTGCGCATCGGCGGCCTGCGCCATGCCACGCCGATGTTCGTGGTGGTGCTGCTGGTCGAGGCCACCGACCTGGTCTTTGCCGTCGACAGCATTCCGGCGATCTTTGCCGTGACCACCGACCCGTTCATCGTCTTCACCTCGAACATCTTCGCCATCATGGGCCTGCGGGCCCTGTATTTCCTGCTCGCCAACCTGGCGTCGCATTTCCATTACCTGAAATACGGCCTGGCCATCGTGCTTGCCTTCATCGGCGCCAAGATGCTGGCCGAGCCGTGGTTCCACGTACCGGTGCACTGGTCGCTCGGCGCGGTGGCGATGACGCTGTTCGTCGCCGTGCTGTTCAGCCAGGCCAGGACCCGGCGCGCCGCCGCCAGCGATGACCCGGGTTGCAGCGGTGCGCCGCGCGGACGCGGCGCCGGGGACCGGCGCACATGAGGAGCTAGCCATGAACAAGATCCTGCTGGCGACCGACGGGTCGCCCTATAGCGATGCGGCGGCGCGCTACCTGGCGCGAAGCCCGCTGCTGAGCCGCGATTTCGTCGTCCACGTGGTGCACTGCGAGCCCGACGTGCCCGGCGACATCAAGACCTTTATCGACCGCGCCACGCTCGATGACTGGCATCGCGAGCAGAACGACAAGGCGATGGGTTCGGTCGCGGCCATCCTGGACGAGGCCGGCATCGCGTTCGAGCGCCACGGCTTCACCGGATTTGCGCCGGCGCGCATCGTCGAGTATGCGAACCAGATCGGCGCCGGCCTGATCGTGATGGGCTCGCATGGGCGCGGCGGCTTCCTGGACGCCATCGTGGGCTCGGTGGCGAGACGGGTCCTGGCGCACGCGCAGTGCCCGGTGCTGCTGGTCAGGAAATAGCGCGCCGCGAGCGCTGTTCCGGATGCGTTGCCGGCATCCTGTTTCGTTTGATGCCAGTCAATCCCATGTCGCCAGTGTGTGCGCATGATCGCCACATGACGACAGGGCCAGGCAACACCCGCCTGCGCACCGCGAAATCGCTTTCCCACCGCTGATCCACGGCACCCCATGAAAGCAAAAAACTGGCTGTACCCGGCAATCGCGGCATTGCCGTTCTCACTCTGGCTAGGCCTTGCGCACGCTGCCACCAAGGCAGAACCCAAGGCCGCACAGAAAGCCGAGCAGAAAGCCGCCATCCCCACGCTGACCACCGCTGAATTCGACCACGCACGGCAGATCTACTTCGAACGCTGCGCCGGCTGCCACGGCGTGCTGCGCAAGGGCGCGACCGGCAAGGCGCTGACGCCCGACATCACCCGCGCGCGCGGCACCGAATACCTGAAGACCTTCATCAAGTACGGCAGCCCCGCCGGCATGCCCAACTGGGGCACCTCGGGCGACCTGACCGACAAGGAAGTCGACCTGATGGCGCGCTACATCCAGCTCGACCCGCCCACCCCGCCCGAATTCTCGCTCGCCGATATCGAGAAAAGCCGCAAGGACATCCTGCCGGTGGCCAAACGCCCGACGCAGAAGATGAACCAGTACAACCTGGACAACCTGTTCTCGGTCACGCTGCGCGACGCCGGCGAGGTGGCGCTGATCGACGGCGACAGCAAGCAGATCATCAATATCGTCAAGACCGGCTATGCGGTGCATATCTCGCGCATGTCGGCGTCGGGCCGCTACCTGTACGTGATCGGCCGCGACGCGCGGCTGGACCTGATCGACCTGTGGCTGCCCAAGCCCGATATCGTCGCCGAAGTGAAGATCGGCATGGAGGCGCGCTCGGTCGAGACCTCCAAGTACAAGGGCTATGAGGACAAGTACGCCGTGGCCGGCTCCTACTGGCCGCCGCAGTACGTGATCATGGAGGGCGACACGCTCAAGCCGCTGAAGGTGGTGTCCACGCGCGGCATGACGGTGGACAACGAATACCACCCCGAGCCGCGCGTGGCGTCGATCGTGGCCAGCCACTTCCATCCGGAATTCGTCATCAACGCCAAGGAGACCGGCAAGATCCTGATGGTCAACTACGCGGACCTGGCCAACCTGAAGACCACCACCATCGACTCGGCCAAGTTCCTGCATGACGGCGGCTTCGATTCGACCGGGCGCTACTTCCTGGTGGCGGCCAACGCCTCCGACAAGATCGCCGTGGTCGATACCAAGGAAGACAAGCTCACTGCGCTGATCGACGTGGGCAAGACCCCGCATCCGGGCCGCGGCGCCAACTTCACGCATCCGCAGTTCGGGCCGGTCTGGGCCACCAGCCACCTGGGCGACGAGACCATCAGCCTGATCGGCACCGACCCCGCCGGCCACCCCGCGCAGGCGTGGAAGGTGGTGCAGACGGTCAAGGGCCAGGGCGGCGGTTCGCTCTTTATCAAGACCCATCCCAAGTCGTCCAACCTGTGGGTCGATACGCCGCTGAATCCGGATGCCAAGCTCAACCAGTCGGTCGCGGTGTTCGATACGCGCAACCTGGAAGCCGGCTTCAAGGTGCTGCCGATCGCCGAGTGGGCCGACCTGAAAGGCAGCGGCGCCAGGCGCGTGGTGCAGGCCGAATACAACAAGGCCGGCGACGAGGTCTGGTTCTCGGTGTGGGGCACCAAGGACGGCGAGTCCGCGCTGGTGGTGGTCGACGACAAGACCCGCACGCTCAAGACCGTGATCAAGGACAAGCGCCTGGTCACGCCGACCGGCAAGTTCAACGCCTACAACACGCAGCACGACGTCTACTGAGCCCGCGCCCACGCCGCGCCGCGGCGCGGCGTGGGCCCGCGTCCCCCGCGTTCCTTCCACGGAGATTGCATCATGCGAACCCAACACGCGCTGGCCGCGCTGCTGGCAGCATCCGGCTGCCTGCTGACACTCGGCGCAGCCATGCCGGCACACGCCAGCCAGGCGCTGGCATCGAGCAAGGCCTGCCTGGCGTGCCATGCCATCGACAAGAAGCTGGTCGGCCCCGCCTTCCAGGACATCAAGGGCAAATACAGCGGGCGCAAGGACGCGCAGGCGCAGATGGTCCAGTCCATCCTGAAAGGCAGCAGCGGCCGCTGGGGCCCGGTGCCGATGCCGGCCAACGCGGTCAGCGAGGCCGACGCCAACACGCTGGCCAAATGGATTCTTTCCCTCTGAGCGGTGCTGCATGGCGCCGCGCGGCGGCTGGAACGCTGGTTGCCGCGCTGGTTGCCGCACCGGCCGCGGGCATCGCGGCCGATGCGCCCGCGCCGGCGCGGCAGGCGCAGCTGGCGCACTGGCTGCGCGACGACTGCGGCGCCTGCCACGGCATGACCTTGCGCGGCGGGCTGGGCCCGCCGCTGACGCGCGCCAGCCTGGCCGGCAAGCCGCCTGACGGTCTGGTGGCCACCGTGCTGTACGGCCGGCCCGGCACGGCGATGCCGCCCTGGCAACCTTTCATGACGCAGGATGAAGCCCGATGGCTGATCGATCGACTGCAGGCCGGCCAGCCGCCGGCCGTGATGCCGCAAGGCAACTGATGCGCGGCCTGGCCGCGGCGGCGTGCGCCGGGATCGTGGCGGCGCTGGCCGCTGGTTGCGCCGGCACCGTGCGCGGCACCGGCGACCTCGGCGTGGTGGTCGAGCGCGCCGCGGGCCGGCTGCAGATCGTCGAGACCACCGGCATGACCCGGCTGGCCACGGTCGAAGGGCTGGGCGACCTGTCGCATGCCAGCGTGGTGTTCTCGCGCGATGCGCGCTACGCCTATGTGTTCGGCCGCGACGGCGGGCTGACGCGCGTCGACCTGCTCGGCGCGCGCATCACCCACCGCGTGCTGCAGGCTGGCAACAGCATCGGCGGCGCGATCTCGCAGGACGGCCGCGTGGTCGCCGCGCAGAACTATGCGCCGGGCGGCATCCGGCTGTTCGACGCACAGACGCTGGCGCCGCTGGCGGAGCTGCCGGCGCTCGGCAGCGACGGGCGCCGCGCCAAGGTGGTCGGGCTGGCCGACCTGCCCGGCCGGCGCTTCGCCGCCAGCCTGTTCGAGTCCGGCGAGATCTGGATCATCGACGCCAGCGACCCGCGCCACCCGCAGGTGACCCGCCTGCCCGCCGGGCGCGAGCCTTACGACGGGCTGGTCACGCCCGACGGGCGCTG
Proteins encoded in this region:
- a CDS encoding nitrite reductase, which produces MKAKNWLYPAIAALPFSLWLGLAHAATKAEPKAAQKAEQKAAIPTLTTAEFDHARQIYFERCAGCHGVLRKGATGKALTPDITRARGTEYLKTFIKYGSPAGMPNWGTSGDLTDKEVDLMARYIQLDPPTPPEFSLADIEKSRKDILPVAKRPTQKMNQYNLDNLFSVTLRDAGEVALIDGDSKQIINIVKTGYAVHISRMSASGRYLYVIGRDARLDLIDLWLPKPDIVAEVKIGMEARSVETSKYKGYEDKYAVAGSYWPPQYVIMEGDTLKPLKVVSTRGMTVDNEYHPEPRVASIVASHFHPEFVINAKETGKILMVNYADLANLKTTTIDSAKFLHDGGFDSTGRYFLVAANASDKIAVVDTKEDKLTALIDVGKTPHPGRGANFTHPQFGPVWATSHLGDETISLIGTDPAGHPAQAWKVVQTVKGQGGGSLFIKTHPKSSNLWVDTPLNPDAKLNQSVAVFDTRNLEAGFKVLPIAEWADLKGSGARRVVQAEYNKAGDEVWFSVWGTKDGESALVVVDDKTRTLKTVIKDKRLVTPTGKFNAYNTQHDVY
- a CDS encoding TerC family protein — encoded protein: MDTFATAPMWAGFFLLVMGTLFVDIFVLGGRHAHRVSSREALAWTLTWMTLAALFGVALWWVVAEDAGHDAAYRKVLEFYTGYLIELSLSVDNMFVFAMIFSYFAVPPELQRRVLLLGVLGAILMRALMILVGIWLISQFSWILYVFGVFLVITGIKMLFMSRHSPDLARNPIVRFLCAHMRITSDYHGEHFFVRIGGLRHATPMFVVVLLVEATDLVFAVDSIPAIFAVTTDPFIVFTSNIFAIMGLRALYFLLANLASHFHYLKYGLAIVLAFIGAKMLAEPWFHVPVHWSLGAVAMTLFVAVLFSQARTRRAAASDDPGCSGAPRGRGAGDRRT
- a CDS encoding cytochrome D1 domain-containing protein, whose protein sequence is MRGLAAAACAGIVAALAAGCAGTVRGTGDLGVVVERAAGRLQIVETTGMTRLATVEGLGDLSHASVVFSRDARYAYVFGRDGGLTRVDLLGARITHRVLQAGNSIGGAISQDGRVVAAQNYAPGGIRLFDAQTLAPLAELPALGSDGRRAKVVGLADLPGRRFAASLFESGEIWIIDASDPRHPQVTRLPAGREPYDGLVTPDGRWYLAGLFGEDGLALVDLWQAPPQARRILSGYGRGNAPLPVYKMPHLRGWAMAQGMAWLPAVGRHEVLVADPANGWREAARVALAGQPVFAMARPDGRQVWVNFAFPHNDTVQVIDTATRQVLRTLRPCRGVLHMEFTPKGEALWLSCRDDNRVEVYDTATLERVATLPADNPSGIFFTARAQRFGM
- a CDS encoding c-type cytochrome is translated as MDSFPLSGAAWRRAAAGTLVAALVAAPAAGIAADAPAPARQAQLAHWLRDDCGACHGMTLRGGLGPPLTRASLAGKPPDGLVATVLYGRPGTAMPPWQPFMTQDEARWLIDRLQAGQPPAVMPQGN
- a CDS encoding universal stress protein, whose amino-acid sequence is MNKILLATDGSPYSDAAARYLARSPLLSRDFVVHVVHCEPDVPGDIKTFIDRATLDDWHREQNDKAMGSVAAILDEAGIAFERHGFTGFAPARIVEYANQIGAGLIVMGSHGRGGFLDAIVGSVARRVLAHAQCPVLLVRK
- a CDS encoding c-type cytochrome — translated: MRTQHALAALLAASGCLLTLGAAMPAHASQALASSKACLACHAIDKKLVGPAFQDIKGKYSGRKDAQAQMVQSILKGSSGRWGPVPMPANAVSEADANTLAKWILSL